The uncultured Cohaesibacter sp. genome window below encodes:
- a CDS encoding ABC transporter substrate-binding protein, whose product MAVMALAIPAAQAEEFTIGLSNGWVGSEWRTQMIEEAQAAAEKWKEKGVDVKVVVQSANVDVPGQIAHVRNFINQGVNAIIINPNSPTAFDPVFSQAKEDGILVISTDAEVSSQDALYVGIDQTNWAALSAKWLAETLKGKGQVVAINGVAGHPANEMRIAGYTSVFNQYPDIKVVNEVNANWDQAQGQQAMQNLLATYPDIDGVWVQDGMAAGAWRSLMDAGKAGQVAATGEIRKDFIDLWVKNDFNSGASVNPPGVMASALNVAVFMLQGRELKEPAAAGQYKNALYLPIPFINGDNVATVAKELEGKPGFYSYTSSLSIDEAEAYFK is encoded by the coding sequence ATGGCCGTCATGGCTCTGGCTATTCCGGCAGCGCAGGCCGAAGAGTTCACCATCGGTCTTTCTAATGGTTGGGTTGGCTCCGAGTGGCGCACCCAGATGATCGAGGAAGCTCAGGCAGCTGCTGAAAAATGGAAAGAAAAGGGCGTGGACGTCAAGGTCGTGGTGCAGAGCGCCAATGTCGACGTCCCCGGTCAGATCGCACACGTCCGCAATTTCATCAATCAGGGCGTCAACGCCATCATCATCAACCCGAACAGCCCAACGGCTTTTGACCCTGTCTTTTCACAGGCCAAGGAAGATGGCATTCTCGTCATCTCCACGGATGCAGAGGTCTCGTCTCAGGACGCCCTCTATGTGGGTATCGACCAAACCAACTGGGCGGCCCTCAGCGCCAAATGGCTCGCAGAAACCCTGAAGGGCAAGGGGCAAGTCGTCGCGATCAACGGCGTGGCCGGTCATCCTGCCAATGAAATGCGCATTGCCGGTTACACCAGCGTGTTCAATCAGTATCCCGACATCAAGGTGGTCAACGAGGTCAACGCCAACTGGGACCAGGCTCAGGGCCAGCAGGCCATGCAGAACCTTCTGGCAACCTATCCCGATATTGATGGCGTCTGGGTTCAGGACGGCATGGCAGCCGGCGCCTGGCGATCGCTGATGGATGCTGGCAAGGCTGGGCAGGTGGCCGCAACGGGCGAAATCCGCAAGGACTTCATCGATCTGTGGGTCAAGAACGACTTCAACTCCGGCGCATCCGTGAACCCTCCCGGGGTTATGGCCAGCGCGCTCAACGTTGCCGTCTTCATGCTGCAGGGACGTGAACTGAAGGAACCGGCGGCCGCAGGGCAGTACAAGAACGCCTTGTATCTGCCAATCCCGTTCATCAACGGCGACAACGTCGCAACCGTTGCCAAGGAACTGGAAGGCAAACCCGGTTTCTATTCCTACACCAGCTCTCTGAGCATCGACGAAGCTGAAGCATACTTCAAATAA
- a CDS encoding sugar ABC transporter ATP-binding protein, with protein sequence MSRLKLQQICKYYDATTALASGDLLLESGEIHVLIGANGSGKSTLCKVVAGSVRPDSGLFELNGKPVTLFGPKAARDMGICLFYQELSLANSLSIAQNINLYHLPTQAGGLVDEAELNRRAEHYIDKFRKVVGENFSADTPVAKLRPDQKQLVEIMKTLASEAEILIFDEPTSALDRSQVDCFFSILRELKEEGRSIIFISHRMDEIFDIADRITVIRDGTTVSSRPINETDQATVIRDMIGEQHEAAAQVSASPYDQTKNEEICLKAKALGGAQIRDVGFSLARGEILGLGGLHGQGQSTLLRSLFGAERLTTGTLELNGKPVRPTSPRAAIKLGFSYVSGDRVRDGVITGRSIMENVSPIHFLKDRKFLAFPSVLSRIIEPALASLNTKYASLGASISSLSGGNQQKVVIARWLTNPPDVLLLDDPTKGIDLSAKSELFSLVRRLADAGMAIILYSSEDSELLAHSDRILVFNNGAVSRELVGEDKTRFNLYQAAYSGAK encoded by the coding sequence ATGTCGCGATTGAAGCTGCAGCAGATTTGCAAATACTATGACGCAACGACTGCTTTGGCCTCTGGGGATCTGCTGCTGGAAAGCGGCGAAATCCATGTTTTGATCGGAGCCAACGGCTCCGGCAAGAGCACATTGTGCAAGGTCGTCGCCGGCAGCGTGCGCCCGGATAGCGGGCTGTTCGAACTGAACGGAAAACCCGTCACGCTGTTCGGGCCCAAGGCGGCTCGGGACATGGGGATCTGCCTGTTCTATCAGGAACTCAGCCTGGCCAACAGCCTGTCCATCGCCCAGAATATCAATCTCTATCATCTGCCGACCCAGGCGGGTGGTCTTGTTGATGAGGCGGAACTCAACAGACGGGCCGAGCATTACATCGACAAGTTCAGGAAGGTGGTCGGAGAGAATTTTTCCGCAGATACCCCGGTTGCAAAGCTGCGCCCCGACCAGAAGCAGCTGGTCGAAATCATGAAGACGCTGGCCAGCGAAGCCGAAATCCTGATCTTTGACGAACCGACCTCGGCGCTCGACCGGTCTCAGGTCGATTGCTTTTTCTCCATCCTGCGGGAACTGAAGGAGGAGGGGCGTTCTATCATTTTCATTTCCCATCGCATGGACGAGATTTTTGACATCGCAGACCGCATCACGGTAATCCGCGATGGCACAACAGTCTCCTCTCGCCCGATCAATGAGACCGATCAGGCGACGGTGATCCGCGACATGATTGGCGAACAGCACGAAGCGGCAGCACAAGTCAGCGCTTCCCCCTATGACCAGACGAAAAATGAGGAAATCTGCCTCAAGGCGAAAGCCCTTGGCGGGGCCCAGATCCGCGATGTCGGCTTTTCCCTCGCAAGAGGCGAGATCCTTGGCCTTGGTGGTTTGCACGGGCAGGGACAATCGACGCTGTTGCGCAGCCTGTTCGGTGCGGAGCGGCTGACGACAGGCACACTGGAACTGAACGGCAAGCCGGTGCGCCCTACCAGCCCGCGTGCAGCCATCAAGCTGGGGTTTTCCTATGTCTCCGGCGACCGGGTGCGTGATGGCGTCATTACCGGGCGCTCGATCATGGAAAACGTCTCGCCCATTCATTTTCTCAAGGATCGCAAGTTTCTGGCCTTTCCGAGTGTACTTTCGCGCATCATCGAGCCAGCCCTTGCTTCGCTCAACACCAAATATGCGAGCCTTGGCGCTTCCATCAGTTCGCTTTCGGGGGGCAACCAGCAGAAGGTGGTGATTGCCCGCTGGCTGACCAATCCGCCCGATGTCCTGCTGCTCGACGACCCCACCAAGGGCATTGATCTCAGCGCCAAGAGCGAGCTTTTCTCACTGGTTCGCAGGCTGGCCGATGCTGGCATGGCCATCATTCTCTATTCCTCGGAAGACAGTGAGCTGCTGGCCCACTCGGACCGCATTCTGGTCTTCAACAACGGCGCGGTTTCCCGCGAGCTGGTGGGCGAGGACAAGACCCGCTTCAATCTCTATCAGGCAGCATATTCGGGGGCGAAATGA
- a CDS encoding ABC transporter permease, which yields MTEAHALKTRMAALFRRFPFLPALGMLLLLFVLNGIAEPNSMTVRALKGVASTYLALVFLSVGQTFVVYTGDIDLSVGAILSLVNVSIVVIMSQLGGEPYVVLLALLVGILIGALCGLVNGFVVSGLRMQAIVATFATSILLSGIALWVLPVAGLPAPSLFWKVYGGRSYGIPNVFFFAAVLIAILAVLAKTSMVTKLLAVGNGQLSAYQSGLSVTRIRIYGYVICGVFAALAAFCITGDTASGDPLVGGAMTLSSVAAVVLGGTALSGGIGSAFGSAIGAIIIGLISSLVFYAGIPSEWQNLAQGATILVVLMLGVLASRRINQ from the coding sequence ATGACAGAAGCACACGCATTGAAAACCCGCATGGCAGCGCTCTTTCGGCGCTTTCCGTTTCTGCCAGCGCTGGGCATGCTGCTGCTGCTGTTCGTCCTCAACGGCATAGCCGAACCGAACAGCATGACCGTTCGGGCGCTCAAGGGCGTCGCCAGCACCTACCTCGCCCTGGTCTTCCTGTCAGTCGGGCAAACTTTCGTGGTCTACACCGGCGATATCGACCTGTCCGTCGGCGCGATCCTGTCTCTGGTCAATGTATCCATCGTGGTCATCATGAGCCAGCTTGGCGGCGAACCCTATGTTGTTCTGCTGGCCCTTCTGGTGGGTATCCTCATCGGGGCGCTATGCGGGTTGGTCAACGGTTTCGTGGTGTCCGGCCTCAGAATGCAGGCCATTGTGGCGACCTTTGCCACCAGCATCCTGCTCTCGGGCATCGCCCTGTGGGTTCTCCCGGTTGCGGGCCTGCCAGCCCCGAGCCTGTTCTGGAAGGTTTATGGTGGTCGCAGCTATGGCATTCCGAATGTCTTCTTCTTTGCAGCCGTCCTCATCGCCATCCTCGCCGTGCTGGCCAAGACGAGCATGGTGACCAAGCTGCTCGCCGTCGGCAATGGCCAGCTGTCCGCCTATCAGTCCGGCCTGTCGGTCACCCGCATCCGGATCTATGGCTATGTCATTTGCGGCGTTTTCGCAGCGCTTGCAGCCTTCTGCATTACCGGTGATACGGCGAGTGGCGACCCACTGGTCGGCGGAGCGATGACCCTGTCAAGTGTCGCAGCTGTCGTACTGGGCGGCACTGCGCTCTCGGGCGGTATCGGATCAGCCTTCGGGTCAGCCATCGGCGCCATCATCATCGGCCTTATCAGCTCGCTGGTCTTCTATGCCGGCATCCCGTCCGAATGGCAGAATCTGGCGCAGGGTGCAACGATCCTTGTGGTTCTGATGCTTGGAGTGCTGGCCTCGCGGAGGATCAACCAATGA
- a CDS encoding ABC transporter permease, whose protein sequence is MTITQPTNPQDSRSSILVYFRNPLLVAFILIVLLLIAGETLSPGFASMEQILRLLIVAALLGIVAAGQNLVILGGREGIDLSVGGVVSLSAVLAGNVMDGNNANIIAAILVCLAAGGLVGLINGVGVTIFGIPPLVMTLGMLGVLQGLLVVIRQGIPSGLAAPALANFVSKPFLLNLPGIIWLWIAVGLLMAFLLMRTSLGYKIYAIGSNENAAYMAGVPVKRVRVMLFALSSMFAALAGICILGYAGTSFANVGDSYMLSSIIAVVLGGTPLSGGKGGYTGTMAGAFLLILMQSILTTLSIGESGRQVVFGITLLFLLLFYGRSKALRG, encoded by the coding sequence ATGACCATCACGCAGCCAACCAACCCGCAGGATAGCCGGTCCTCGATCCTTGTCTATTTCAGGAATCCGCTGCTTGTGGCGTTCATTCTCATTGTCCTGTTGCTGATTGCAGGTGAAACACTGTCACCCGGCTTTGCCTCCATGGAGCAGATCCTCCGGCTGCTCATCGTGGCAGCTTTGCTGGGCATCGTCGCCGCAGGGCAAAATCTCGTTATTCTGGGGGGACGCGAGGGGATCGATCTCTCTGTCGGAGGGGTCGTATCCCTGAGCGCCGTGCTCGCGGGCAATGTGATGGACGGCAACAATGCCAACATCATCGCCGCGATCCTCGTCTGTCTGGCCGCAGGCGGTCTGGTCGGGCTCATCAACGGTGTTGGCGTTACCATTTTCGGCATCCCGCCGCTGGTCATGACGCTGGGCATGCTAGGCGTCTTGCAGGGGCTACTGGTCGTCATCCGTCAGGGTATTCCATCCGGGCTTGCAGCTCCGGCGCTGGCCAATTTCGTCTCGAAGCCCTTCCTGTTGAACCTGCCGGGCATCATATGGCTCTGGATCGCCGTGGGACTGCTGATGGCCTTCCTGCTGATGCGGACCTCGCTCGGCTACAAGATCTACGCCATCGGCTCGAATGAAAACGCCGCCTATATGGCCGGTGTGCCCGTCAAGCGGGTCCGCGTCATGCTGTTCGCGCTGTCGAGCATGTTCGCCGCGCTGGCTGGTATCTGCATTCTGGGCTATGCGGGAACGTCTTTTGCCAATGTCGGCGACAGCTACATGCTGTCCTCGATCATCGCCGTAGTGCTCGGCGGCACGCCGCTTTCCGGCGGCAAGGGCGGCTATACCGGTACCATGGCGGGTGCCTTCCTGCTGATCCTCATGCAGAGCATCCTGACCACTCTCAGCATCGGCGAATCCGGCCGGCAGGTCGTCTTTGGCATCACCCTGCTGTTCCTGCTGCTGTTTTATGGTCGCAGCAAGGCCTTGCGGGGCTAG
- a CDS encoding LacI family DNA-binding transcriptional regulator, whose translation MNKRAKIKDIALKAGVSPTTVSRALSGSGLVAEPTLSHVREIARTMRYRPNISARNLRTQKTMSILVVVRDIGNPFYLDIFKGAECIAHDAGYSLLMANTEDDPNREADYFDMLNHGHADGMILMTGKMPLDCDLPVDIAQKVVVALEMIDGVDLTHVVIDNEYASIEAIDHLVALGHRKIAYIAGPIPEGMSVRRLTGFRHAMKASGLSLPEAYVQQGDFSYRSGEMAASKLLDLPDRPTAIYTANDEMAFGAIRAAKNKGLDVPKDLSIFGFDDTYLAEAFVPALTTVRQPCLEIGRRAMTRLLAHLSGDKPQTDCIVVPTEIVVRETTAPPDHFVE comes from the coding sequence GTGAACAAACGAGCAAAAATCAAGGATATTGCCCTCAAGGCCGGTGTTTCGCCGACCACCGTTTCGCGTGCGCTCAGCGGGTCTGGCCTGGTGGCGGAGCCGACCCTCAGCCATGTCAGAGAGATCGCCCGGACCATGCGCTATCGGCCCAACATCAGCGCCCGCAACCTTCGAACCCAGAAGACCATGTCCATCCTCGTCGTCGTCCGCGACATTGGCAACCCGTTCTATCTTGACATCTTCAAGGGTGCGGAATGCATCGCTCATGACGCGGGCTATTCTTTGCTGATGGCCAACACCGAAGATGATCCCAATCGCGAAGCCGATTATTTCGACATGCTCAACCACGGCCACGCAGACGGCATGATCCTGATGACCGGCAAGATGCCGCTGGATTGCGATCTGCCGGTCGACATCGCCCAGAAAGTGGTCGTCGCCCTTGAAATGATCGACGGCGTCGACCTGACTCATGTCGTGATCGACAATGAATATGCCTCCATCGAGGCGATTGATCATCTGGTAGCACTTGGGCATCGTAAGATCGCCTATATCGCTGGGCCGATCCCGGAGGGAATGAGCGTCCGGCGGCTGACCGGGTTCCGCCATGCCATGAAGGCCTCCGGTCTTTCTCTGCCCGAGGCCTATGTCCAGCAGGGCGACTTTAGCTATCGGAGCGGCGAGATGGCCGCCAGCAAGCTGCTCGATCTGCCAGACCGCCCAACCGCAATTTATACCGCCAATGATGAAATGGCCTTTGGCGCGATCAGGGCTGCCAAGAACAAGGGGCTGGACGTTCCGAAGGATCTGTCCATCTTCGGCTTCGACGACACCTACCTGGCCGAGGCTTTCGTTCCAGCCCTGACCACCGTCCGCCAACCCTGCCTTGAAATCGGTCGACGCGCGATGACCCGCCTTCTGGCTCATCTTTCCGGCGATAAGCCACAAACCGACTGCATTGTCGTGCCGACGGAAATCGTGGTCAGAGAAACAACCGCACCACCAGATCATTTCGTGGAATAG
- a CDS encoding Gfo/Idh/MocA family oxidoreductase, whose amino-acid sequence MTQPKETLNVGLVGSGFIAEFHLKSMLGVRNVRIAGVFSRTQAHRQHIVNVATKLGLGPCQSFASLDAMLEDDSIDAVWILSPNYTRLDIMRQIHAAVTESRSKVFAVACEKPLARTISEAREMLRLAEDAKLNHGYLENQVFCTPVLRGKEIIWRRAAANAGRPYLARAAEEHSGPHAAWFWQGDKQGGGVLNDMMCHSVEVARHLLTDPAKPRSSLRIKSVNGTVANLKWTLPKYAQQLSDRYGSDVDYRNRPSEDFARATIALEDDEGKELMIEATTSWAYVGAGLRIQLELLGPEYSMEFNSLATGLKIFMSREIAGAEGEDLVEKQNAEQGLMPVLEDEAGIYGYTDENRHMVECFRKGQTPSETFEDGLAVVQMLMGLYYSAEVGRTVSFPADDLEDYVPVVARVGAN is encoded by the coding sequence ATGACGCAGCCCAAAGAGACCCTTAATGTCGGCCTTGTCGGCTCAGGCTTCATCGCCGAGTTCCATCTCAAGTCGATGCTAGGCGTGCGCAATGTCCGCATTGCAGGCGTTTTCAGCCGTACGCAGGCTCATCGCCAGCATATCGTCAATGTGGCCACCAAGCTCGGTCTGGGGCCATGCCAGTCGTTTGCCTCGCTCGATGCCATGCTGGAAGACGACAGCATCGACGCCGTCTGGATCCTTTCTCCCAACTACACGCGCCTTGACATCATGCGTCAGATTCACGCTGCAGTAACGGAAAGCCGCAGCAAGGTGTTTGCCGTCGCTTGCGAAAAGCCGCTGGCCCGGACCATATCAGAAGCCCGCGAAATGCTGCGGCTGGCCGAAGACGCCAAACTCAACCACGGCTATCTGGAAAATCAGGTTTTCTGTACGCCGGTCTTGCGTGGCAAGGAAATCATCTGGCGGCGGGCCGCAGCCAATGCAGGGCGGCCTTATCTGGCCCGCGCAGCAGAAGAGCATTCAGGCCCCCATGCCGCTTGGTTCTGGCAAGGGGACAAGCAGGGCGGCGGTGTCCTCAACGACATGATGTGCCACAGCGTCGAAGTGGCGCGCCACCTGCTGACGGATCCGGCAAAGCCGCGCAGCTCTCTGCGGATCAAATCGGTGAACGGCACGGTGGCCAATCTCAAATGGACATTGCCGAAATATGCCCAACAGCTGTCCGACCGCTATGGCTCTGACGTCGATTACCGCAACCGTCCGTCAGAAGATTTCGCCCGCGCCACCATCGCTCTGGAAGACGACGAGGGCAAGGAACTGATGATCGAGGCAACAACCTCCTGGGCCTACGTTGGGGCAGGGCTGCGCATTCAGCTCGAACTGCTTGGACCGGAATACTCCATGGAGTTCAATTCGCTTGCAACCGGCCTCAAGATTTTCATGTCCCGCGAGATTGCAGGAGCAGAAGGCGAGGATCTGGTCGAAAAGCAGAATGCGGAACAGGGGCTGATGCCCGTGTTGGAAGATGAGGCCGGCATCTATGGCTACACAGACGAGAACCGCCATATGGTGGAATGCTTCCGAAAGGGGCAAACCCCGTCTGAAACATTCGAGGATGGCCTCGCCGTGGTTCAGATGCTGATGGGCCTTTACTACTCGGCGGAAGTCGGCCGAACGGTTTCGTTCCCGGCAGACGACCTTGAAGACTATGTTCCGGTTGTCGCCCGCGTCGGTGCCAATTGA
- a CDS encoding FAD:protein FMN transferase: MLKMSFDMPKVEPVTPGLHRHVFHGSTMGTRYSAIIMSEQSDKPRGLDQALFEAVDRVDRQMSTWNPASDLMRLNRADPGQWTPVPRELFTVLTEAMAINRASSGLFDPAVGDMVDAWGFGAITKEPDPNAIRQQLGRGRPKSCDLIELDPDRLAVRKSVAMKLDLCGIAKGYGVDAMADVLAEFGIENGLVGIDGEMRAMGAKASDLPWSVALEKPDYTTRAALGMLQLSDCAIATSGDYRHWVKVGEQTFSHTMDPRRGGPLQNDVASVSVIAERCMTADAWATALMVMGHDAGVHVARAKGINALFVVRDGDRLRQVAVGPLFGAAAASVKDVH, translated from the coding sequence ATGTTGAAGATGTCTTTTGATATGCCAAAGGTTGAACCAGTTACACCCGGCCTTCATCGCCATGTCTTTCATGGTTCCACCATGGGCACGCGCTACAGTGCGATCATCATGAGTGAGCAAAGCGACAAGCCGAGGGGTCTTGATCAGGCCCTGTTCGAGGCGGTGGACCGGGTGGACCGGCAAATGTCGACCTGGAATCCGGCCTCCGACCTCATGCGGCTCAACCGAGCCGATCCGGGGCAATGGACTCCTGTGCCGCGTGAGCTGTTCACGGTGCTGACGGAAGCCATGGCGATCAACCGCGCCTCCAGCGGTCTGTTCGACCCCGCCGTCGGCGACATGGTGGATGCGTGGGGGTTTGGCGCGATCACGAAGGAACCCGACCCGAACGCAATACGGCAGCAGTTGGGGCGTGGCCGTCCCAAGAGCTGCGATCTTATCGAGCTGGACCCCGATCGACTTGCTGTCCGCAAGTCGGTGGCCATGAAACTTGATCTCTGTGGCATTGCTAAGGGCTATGGCGTCGATGCCATGGCGGATGTTCTCGCCGAATTCGGGATCGAGAACGGGCTTGTCGGGATCGATGGCGAGATGCGTGCAATGGGCGCCAAGGCCAGCGATCTACCATGGTCGGTGGCGCTGGAAAAACCCGATTACACCACGCGCGCGGCTCTGGGCATGTTGCAGCTAAGCGATTGTGCCATTGCCACCAGTGGCGACTATCGTCACTGGGTGAAGGTTGGCGAGCAGACTTTCAGTCACACGATGGATCCCCGCCGCGGTGGCCCGTTGCAGAATGACGTGGCTTCGGTCAGTGTCATCGCCGAACGCTGCATGACAGCTGATGCCTGGGCAACGGCGCTGATGGTGATGGGACACGATGCGGGTGTGCATGTGGCGCGTGCCAAAGGGATCAACGCGCTGTTTGTTGTCCGGGATGGTGATCGTCTCAGACAGGTCGCCGTGGGGCCGTTGTTTGGCGCGGCGGCGGCCAGTGTCAAGGATGTTCACTAA